From Daphnia pulicaria isolate SC F1-1A chromosome 11, SC_F0-13Bv2, whole genome shotgun sequence, the proteins below share one genomic window:
- the LOC124315588 gene encoding glutathione S-transferase Mu 1-like produces MSVRLGYWNIRAYAQPIRLLLAYTGTEVEEKRYNFIGAEWDRSEWLNEKFSHGLDFPNLPYYIDGDVKLSQTFAILKYLGRKHGLIAKNEAEQIRVDLIEAEALDMRSRWVALCYGPNFETNKPEYLKNLALKLKELSDYLGSHNYFSSDNITYIDFLMYELLDQNSHLESTVLDEFPNLKAFHARIQGLEQIAAYMKSDKFLARPLNGPMASFVGN; encoded by the exons AGCCGATTCGTCTCTTGTTGGCCTATACCGGAACGGAAGTAGAAGAGAAACGCTACAATTTCATAGGAGCAGAATGGGATCGCAGCGAATGGCTGAACGAGAAATTTTCCCATGGTCTTGATTTCCCAAAT ctTCCTTACTACATCGACGGGGATGTCAAATTGTCTCAAACGTTCGCTATTTTGAAATATCTGGGACGAAAGCACGGCCTGATCGCTAAAAACGAAGCTGAACAAATTCGCGTTGATTTAATCGAAGCCGAGGCACTTGACATGCGCTCACGATGGGTCGCACTTTGTTACGGACCTAATTTC GAAACCAACAAACCGGAATATCTAAAAAATTTGGCTCTAAAGTTGAAAGAATTGTCCGACTATTTGGGAAGTCACAATTATTTCAGCAGTGATAAC atcACGTACATAGACTTTCTGATGTACGAATTGTTGGACCAAAACAGTCATTTGGAGTCTACAGTTTTGGATGAGTTCCCTAATTTAAAAGCTTTTCACGCTCGAATCCAAGGATTGGAACAGATCGCGGCTTACATGAAATCGGATAAGTTTCTAGCCCGTCCACTCAACGGCCCCATGGCATCATTTGTTGGCAATTAA
- the LOC124315518 gene encoding uncharacterized protein LOC124315518 has translation MDLQPVKSELKINGTTAKPVLTEGMIKGMDHVYRSNPYPSKLEFETLCKDLLMSVGQAKNWFCNRRRRDSKQGKICRRCRFFKAPISEEAHYIAGSRPCISYWKLPTVAPPPLLHMTPLPMTSNNLSSSLDESVDGQQEQQNVKPEIDGNLATDYNVEANTSSVVPTAFSLTFQPGTYNFQQPIFNSEPNAWYQQHHDGQYSVDMADENAWMMRPAGTGQPSFWPINDYFPPPDFIPLMDQPLSSDWRLNQVQPLLPNYSMPYPLYPQYVYPDPNGIYDYSEQNGTSNN, from the exons ATGGACCTGCAGCCAGTTAAAAGTG AACTTAAAATCAATGGGACAACAGCAAAACCAGTCTTGACTGAAGGTATGATTAAAGGAATGGATCACGTCTACCGAAGTAATCCCTACCCTTCAAAGTTAGAATTCGAGACCCTGTGCAAAGACTTACTTATGTCAGTTGGACAAGCCAAA aattgGTTTTGCAATCGTCGCCGTCGTGACTCTAAACAGGGAAAAATCTGTCGACGATGCCGTTTCTTTAAAGCCCCCATCAGTGAGGAGGCACATTACATTGCCGGCTCTCGTCCATGCATTAGTTATTGGAAATTGCCTACTGTTGCACCTCCTCCACTTCTGCACATGACTCCACTTCCTATGACTTCGAACAATCTCTCATCATCCTTGGATGAAAGTGTTGACGGGCAACAGGAGCAACAAAATGTTAAACCAGAAATAGATGGAAATCTGGCAACTGATTACAATGTTGAGGCTAATACTTCTTCCGTCGTGCCTACTGCTTTTTCACTGACTTTCCAACCCGGCACGTACAATTTCCAGCAGCCAATATTCAACTCTGAG CCGAATGCTTGGTACCAACAACATCACGACGGACAATATTCAGTAGATATGGCAGATGAAAATGCTTGGATGATGCGTCCAGCCGGAACAGGACAACCTTCATTTTGGCCGATTAATGATTACTTTCCACCACCGGATTTTATTCCTCTAATGGATCAACCTCTCTCATCTGATTGGCGATTAAATCAGGTCCAGCCTTTGTTGCCTAACTATTCAATGCCTTACCCATTATATCCTCAGTACGTGTACCCGGATCCTAATGGCATTTACGACTACAGCGAGCAAAATGGAACTTCGAACAATTAA
- the LOC124315111 gene encoding adhesive plaque matrix protein-like, with amino-acid sequence MARISLCTSAMFLSTFGIVLLLIVSNSATGITEEPVDDQQADESKRSTHSQKLEQGRTRGEYRIFLPDNRWQIVSYVADDDGYRATVRYENGPHDIPRSEQSHWGFATGSLQTPVSGEPGPNVPPIYPPRNQFPPQNSGQPPLSKHAFPTQPYQGVVTSQVNTFIVHPTPTDRGRELEDGRKRPEQQRPSNFPGGIEQKPLHRNPPTDPASAPSSSPPLHRNPPKGPASASSSSPPPVYIAQPYAAQQQPRPTTPPPIYTAPRPDKFPDPPVYIPKESTQKFEEQASIIYDPNVYHPFYQPTEKPKTLAAQPIRPFHLPDQFYENRHQHQQVVSNLERPVRPNQIPQQQNEQRPQQEPPPQRYPPTAPPKAENRPPQQLNLRPYLDKPSSNQWTPLYEPAPTRPPYPPYEPQSYQSTPSYPSKPTESPLKPFKASPAYDPVDPYVQQRPQYQPAQPYVPQQRPPYQAPPFYPEQQIKPYEPQQKPAYPAKPAEVYVPQQRPLPNFADKPSESYEPQQKPVYKPVKPYEPEPPKYVTTPSYPEEPIDQDEPPQKAGYKPINPYEPKPPKYETTPSYPEEPIDQDEPDRKPVTYFTNKPEESYEPQKKPSYQPIPTYPDKPTRPYEPEQLKPQYETTPVYPEKSEEPRKPVTFFSNEPEESYEPQQKPLYRPIPSYPDKPDRPYEPERKPQYEATPSYAERPVEPQKPATFFSNKPDESYEPERKPEEPIDPEEKPAYEPTTFLSDKPLVSYDSEQKPEPAPSYPPQRPQYNEEYRPQYQPRPFANQQPNGYRPPYYPPRPGQPIRPVLKPGYLTPESNYRPEKRPYGVPGYSPATYPPPGIAITSIRPILNPRNQSFVTTTLDESLEGEAPTEPPEWEQEEITTTKKPDAVRKYKVNQPISRKPKYENSPPRFKITRPINNRPVPVSTVQVPVEPETEKPTDQEHSPLLAKYKFKGSTTSNDEYGQRTQPRRKQPSQKETVYDFTVTSLLEEDGPSESIRGYSKIRNENDDSFSVTVLPDEDQISDLESFLPVEEEFYSSNTSDSDVIFFDDGIIPPLLLRVRDKSPPPKIVEDVTVPYALADYQTDIPTTTMIPTEFPSITAPPTEIPSTTRTPTTAYTTTTTTTTTATPIPSTKAGTRKKKKRVRVKSLKRGNGTLTIMPASKKVQSSVSVLVKEEEKAPVVASKNSTVAAVPRTNSPRIRFPPRVRFVQKTAERVTRQNDKTLADEDLIASDSLNLAVTSQRENDEIGDHAITMEDMMEWSLNSIPIDRLDLVYDSAELEDKPVEE; translated from the exons ATGGCGCGGATATCCCTGTGTACGTCGGCGATGTTTCTCTCCACATTTGGGATCGTTCTTTTGCTGATCGTTTCCAATTCTGCAACTGGGATCACCGAAGAGCCAGTCGACGATCAACAAGCCGACGAATCTAAAAGG TCGACTCATTCTCAGAAACTCGAACAAGGAAGAACACGAGGAGAATATAGGATTTTTTTACCAGATAATCGATGGCAAATTGTATCTTATGTAGCTGATGATGACGGTTACCGGGCCACTGTACGTTACGAGAATGGACCGCACGATATTCCACGATCGGAACAATCTCACTGGGGATTTGCAACTGGAAGTTTGCAGACTCCTGTGAGCGGTGAACCTGGTCCGAATGTTCCACCGATCTATCCACCTAGAAATCAATTTCCTCCGCAGAATTCCGGGCAGCCTCCATTAAGCAAACACGCGTTCCCGACGCAACCTTATCAAGGAGTTGTGACCAGTCAGGTGAACACTTTCATCGTTCATCCTACTCCGACAGATAGAGGACGTGAACTTGAAGATGGGCGGAAGCGACCTGAACAGCAACGCCCATCCAATTTTCCTGGCGGAATAGAACAAAAACCACTCCATCGTAATCCACCGACAGATCCAGCTTCTGCACCCTCCTCTTCTCCACCACTTCATCGTAATCCACCTAAAGGTCCTGCTtctgcatcttcttcttctccaccaCCGGTTTACATCGCCCAGCCGTACGCTGCTCAACAGCAACCACGTCCTACGACTCCACCGCCAATCTACACTGCTCCTCGTCCAGATAAGTTCCCAGATCCACCAGTTTACATTCCAAAAGAAAGCACTCAAAAATTTGAGGAACAAGCTAGTATAATCTATGATCCAAACGTTTATCATCCATTCTACCAACCtacagaaaaaccaaaaactctGGCTGCACAGCCGATTCGTCCATTCCATTTACCAGATCAGTTTTACGAAAATCGTCATCAACATCAGCAAGTTGTTTCGAATTTGGAGCGACCAGTTCGTCCTAATCAAAttccacaacaacaaaatgaacaGCGTCCCCAACAGGAACCCCCACCACAACGGTACCCACCGACTGCACCCCCTAAAGCAGAAAACCGGCCTCCTCAACAACTAAATCTTCGTCCTTATCTGGATAAACCATCCAGTAATCAATGGACCCCTCTTTATGAACCAGCTCCTACCAGACCTCCATATCCTCCATACGAACCCCAATCCTATCAGTCAACTCCGTCTTATCCAAGCAAACCGACTGAATCACCCCTAAAACCATTTAAGGCTTCACCTGCTTACGATCCTGTTGATCCGTACGTACAACAAAGACCGCAATACCAACCTGCGCAACCATACGTACCCCAGCAAAGACCGCCTTATCAGGCTCCACCTTTCTATCCGGAGCAACAGATTAAACCGTATGAACCGCAACAGAAACCCGCCTACCCTGCTAAACCTGCAGAAGTATATGTGCCGCAACAAAGACCTTTGCCGAACTTTGCGGACAAACCATCTGAGTCCTACGAACCACAACAGAAGCCTGTATACAAACCTGTTAAACCCTATGAGCCAGAGCCACCCAAGTACGTAACTACACCATCTTATCCTGAAGAGCCAATCGACCAGGATGAACCTCCGCAGAAAGCTGGATACAAACCTATTAATCCTTATGAACCGAAACCACCAAAATATGAAACTACACCATCTTATCCTGAAGAGCCGATCGACCAGGATGAACCCGATAGGAAACCTGTTACCTACTTTACGAATAAACCAGAAGAATCATACGAACCCCAAAAGAAACCTTCGTATCAACCAATTCCTACATATCCTGACAAACCTACCCGACCTTATGAGCCTGAACAGCTGAAGCCTCAATATGAAACTACGCCAGTCTATCCAGAGAAGTCAGAAGAGCCTCGTAAACCTGTAACTTTCTTTTCGAATGAGCCGGAGGAATCATACGAACCCCAACAGAAACCATTATATAGACCAATTCCTTCTTATCCTGACAAACCTGACAGACCTTATGAGCCTGAACGGAAGCCTCAGTATGAAGCTACACCATCTTATGCTGAAAGGCCGGTTGAACCTCAAAAGCCGGCAACTTTCTTTTCAAACAAACCGGATGAATCATACGAACCCGAGCGGAAACCTGAGGAGCCGATCGATCCGGAAGAGAAACCCGCATATGAGCCTACAACTTTCTTATCAGATAAACCGCTCGTGTCTTATGATTCCGAACAGAAACCGGAACCCGCGCCTTCTTATCCGCCCCAACGACCGCAATATAATGAAGAATACCGACCGCAGTATCAACCGCGTCCATTTGCCAATCAGCAGCCAAACGGTTACCGCCCTCCATATTATCCACCGCGACCTGGACAACCAATTCGTCCTGTTTTAAAGCCTGGATACCTTACACCGGAATCAAATTACCGGCCGGAAAAAAGACCTTACGGGGTTCCTGGCTACTCACCTGCAACCTATCCGCCCCCGGGAATCGCCATCACTTCAATCCGTCCAATTCTCAACCCGAGAAATCAATCGTTTGTTACAACGACGCTAGACGAATCCCTAGAAGGCGAAGCACCAACAGAACCCCCGGAATGGGAACAAGAGGAAATTACGACAACAAAGAAACCCGATGCAGTTCGAAAGTACAAAGTGAATCAACCGATATCCAGGAAACCGAAATACGAAAACAGTCCTCCTCGTTTCAAGATCACTCGACCAATTAACAATCGTCCAGTTCCAGTCTCTACGGTGCAAGTTCCTGTCGAGCCAGAAACCGAAAAACCGACAGATCAAGAACATTCGCCTTTATTGGCTAAATATAAATTCAAAGGGTCGACGACATCCAACGATGAATACGGCCAACGTACACAACCGAGAAGAAAGCAACCGTCTCAGAAAGAAACCGTCTACGACTTTACAGTTACGTCACTGCTAGAAGAGGATGGCCCAAGTGAGTCGATCCGCGGCTACAGCAAAATAAGAAACGAAAATGACGATTCATTTTCTGTCACCGTTCTTCCTGACGAGGACCAGATTTCTGATTTGGAGAGTTTTCTTCCtgttgaagaagaattttatTCAAGCAACACTTCAGATTCAGatgtcattttctttgatgaCGGTATTATCCCTCCGTTGCTGTTGCGCGTCCGCGATAAGAGTCCTCCTCCTAAAATCGTGGAAGATGTTACCGTCCCTTATGCCCTGGCGGATTATCAAACGGACATCCCGACGACCACCATGATACCCACAGAGTTTCCATCGATTACGGCACCACCTACAGAGATTCCTTCAACAACCAGAACACCTACGACAGCTTATAcgacaaccacaacaacaacaaccacagcgACTCCAATACCATCGACAAAGGCCGGcaccaggaagaagaagaagcgagttCGAGTCAAATCACTGAAACGAGGCAACGGAACGCTGACCATCATGCCGGCAAGTAAAAAAGTTCAAAGTTCTGTTTCGGTGTtggtgaaagaagaagaaaaagcgccGGTAGTTGCCAGCAAAAATAGTACCGTCGCAGCTGTGCCGAGAACCAATTCGCCAAGAATTCGATTCCCTCCAAGAGTCCGATTTGTCCAAAAGACTGCCGAACGTGTTACCCGACAGAATGACAAAACTCTGGCCGATGAAGATCTAATCGCCTCGGATTCCCTGAATCTAGCCGTCACTAGTCAGCGCGAAAACGACGAGATTGGTGATCATGCCATCACGATGGAGGACATGATGGAATGGAGTCTGAATTCTATTCCAATCGATCGATTAGATCTCGTTTACGATTCGGCCGAGTTGGAGGACAAACCCGTAGAGGAATGA
- the LOC124315404 gene encoding uncharacterized protein LOC124315404, translating into MYKPVPQVHSSNEGEDSESELFNSSTLNFDEKSPQYDHSGGVAPQQMEKPSMSAGRKIALALSIVNCVAFIILFLWILPCEYDTCKATHSVKTKDWEVNLTGKGVQAMGMASSLTSKSKEMLILLSSKTTHSISSSYCFSNESNNLLGIRAADGKLVWEKNFTEAIQYLNCSLIDVDNDGVDDCLLFPVVKSLSALNSLTGSLMWHFQIPRDDLKIKPAAELRIIDIETFADLNNDAISDIAVIMSDLKAQFFIGISGSNGELLWQFPLNTSCIPTNQSISIHSVLSNFCFKEPEFGKTNVTSRFLSYGRSPSAPNFPPCLKCDALTSGIPKARYLFHRSANDFLIRAIVNCSTLGTIVKKTIFDI; encoded by the exons ATGTATAAGCCAGTTCCACAAGTACACTCTAGCAATGAAGGTGAAGATTCCGAGAGTGAACTTTTTAACTCATCGACTCTCAACTTCGACGAAAAATCTCCTCAATATG ATCATTCAGGTGGTGTTGCTCCCCAGCAAATGGAAAAACCTTCCATGTCAGCGGGGAGGAAGATCGCTCTAGCATTATCAATAGTGAATTGTGTGGCTTTCATCATCCTCTTCTTGTGGATTCTACCTTGTGAATATGACACTTGCAAAGCTACACATAGTGTGAAAACCAAAGATTGGGAAGTTAATTTGACAGGAAAAG GAGTACAGGCTATGGGAATGGCTTCGTCACTAACTAGCAAGTCAAAGGAAATGCTGATCCTGTTAAGCAGCAAAACTACTCATTCCATTTCAAGTTCATATTGCTTTAGTAATGAATCAAATAACTTGCTTGGCATCCGAGCTGCAGATGGGAAATTAGTTTGGGAGAAAAATTTTACAGAAGCAATTCAGTATCTCAATTGCTCCCTGATTGATGTGGACAATGATGGTGTTGATGACTGTTTGCTGTTCCCTGTTGTTAAAAGTCTCTCAGCATTAAACTCCCTTACAG GATCTCTAATGTGGCATTTTCAAATTCCACGagatgatttaaaaataaaaccagcTGCCGAATTAcgaataattgacatcgagACATTTGCTGATCTCAATAATGATGCCATTTCTGATATTGCTGTCATCATGAGCGATTTGAAGGCGCAGTTTTTCATTGGCATATCGGGAAGTAATGGAGAGTTGCTCTGGCAGTTTCCTCTAAACACAAGCTGCATCCCAACCAACCAGTCAATTTCCATTCACAGTGTGTTGTCcaacttttgttttaaagAACCAG AGTTTGGTAAAACAAACGTTACCAGTCGATTTTTGTCGTATGGGCGATCACCTTCAGCACCAAATTTCCCTCCTTGTCTAAAATGTGATGCGCTTACAAGCGGAATTCCGAAAGCACGat atttgtttCATAGAAGCGCCAACGACTTCTTAATTCGTGCTATTGTCAACTGTTCTACGCTAGGAACCATCGTCAAGAAAACAATATTCGATATTTAA
- the LOC124315226 gene encoding golgin subfamily A member 5-like produces the protein MSWLTDLAGKAEDFLVKIDKNAAAVAAQTVLVTKDRVTPSHSRRDSGASVASVASDFSNNHAPQNSSTAANFKNSVSMSDLSKAGKSKLDLDATLMASLNANSDVLDASSVSTAPNSTSYSNGLGGNDLTLVQENNLLKQEIKSINQEIRQSMQHAKQAQKEAKNAEQQLKSQIAVVQSVEQQLSVLRKENMTLADQLLDKDAELSTLKSKVEAIHVEQEYQTKLEHMQAQLETEVKKRQSFEVETKVQFNQLEKERCILMGESQQYQHQLQTVKEELESTHQSFNEYKLRAQRILQDKDRLLQDIKEHKTVESFQLPNELLMAELDQLQQERDLLREETAQSNSQLQQCRKEIAHLEARYEEEIRQIRELNNQAETRLLEERSKKELIENELKQLDEELRYVREDLSQQKVQSVGRIQQLETELNKVRNQLTSKKNNSTTPSQDEFEQRLRTLTETLVAKQAVLEAVQSERSSLLLQLERANKERSGIPSETENSTRVLLNITDDELAKVTTGVSRRMRHAYSSLDSLNFRFGQALRRRPAARLVLFFYMVVLHFWVAFVLLTYTPEMHENHTTSL, from the exons ATGTCTTGGCTAACTGATTTGGCCGGCAAGGCAGAAGATTTTCTAGTGAAAATTGACAAGAATGCTGCTGCAGTTGCTGCGCAAACGGTACTTGTAACGAAAGATCGAGTTACTCCCAGTCATTCAAGACGAGACTCAGGTGCTTCGGTTGCTTCAGTTGCTTCGGATTTCTCAAATAATCATGCCCCGCAAAACAGTTCTACTGCagctaattttaaaaatagtgtTTCCATGTCTGATCTTTCTAAGGCAGGCAAATCTAAACTTGATCTTGACGCTACTCTTATGGCATCACTAAATGCAAATAGTGATGTGCTGGACGCTTCTAGTGTCAGCACAGCTCCAAATTCTACCTCCTACTCTAATGGGTTGGGTGGGAATGACTTGACCTTAGTTCAAGAAAACAATCTCCTGAAACAAGAgatcaaatcaatcaatcaagaaATAAGGCAATCTATGCAACATGCTAAACAAGCTCAGAAAG AAGCTAAGAATGCGGAACAGCAGTTAAAAAGTCAGATAGCAGTGGTGCAATCAGTCGAGCAGCAATTATCTGTATTGAGGAAAGAGAACATGACCTTAGCTGACCAACTCCTTGACAAAGATGCTGAATTGTCTACCCTAAAGAGCAAAGTAGAAGCAATCCATGTTGAACAGGAGTACCAAACAAAGCTGGAACACATGCAAGCACAGTTGGAAACTGAAGTTAAAAAGAGGCAATCATTCGAAGTTGAAACTAAAGTTCAGTTTAACCAATTGGAAAAAGAGCGTTGCATTTTAATGGGTGAATCACAACAGTATCAACATCAACTTCAGACAGTAAAAGAAGAGCTCGAATCGACTCATCAATCATTTAATGAATACAAACTTCGGGCTCAAAGAATCCTCCAG GATAAGGATAGATTATTGCAAGATATCAAAGAACATAAAACAGTCGAAAGCTTCCAACTTCCTAACGAATTGCTTATGGCAGAACTGGACCAACTTCAACAAGAACGTGATCTTTTACGAGAAGAAACAGCTCAGTCGAATTCTCAATTGCAACAGTGTAGAAAGGAAATCGCTCATCTTGAGGCGAG GTACGAGGAAGAAATTCGCCAGATTCGTGAACTTAATAATCAAGCTGAAACTCGGTTACTAGAAGAGCGATCCAAGAAAGAGTTGATAGAGAACGAACTAAAGCAACTAGACGAAGAGCTGCGCTACGTCCGCGAAGATCTTTCTCAACAAAAAGTGCAGTctgtaggaagaattcaacaaCTCGAAACCGAGTTGAATAAAGTGAGAAACCAGTTGAcaagcaaaaaaaacaattccacTACGCCTTCTCAAGATGAGTTTGAACAACG gCTTCGAACGCTGACTGAGACTTTAGTTGCAAAACAAGCAGTTTTGGAAGCAGTGCAGTCGGAACGCAGTTCATTATTGCTTCAGCTGGAAAGAGCTAATAAAGAACGAAGTGGAATTCCATCTGAAACTGAAAACTCTACGCGCGTTCTACTGAATATTACAGATGACG AATTGGCAAAAGTAACGACAGGAGTTTCGCGTCGTATGCGACATGCCTATTCCAGCTTGGATTCTTTAAATTTCCGTTTCGGGCAGGCATTGCGCCGGCGACCCGCTGCTCGATTAGTGCTCTTTTTCTAT aTGGTGGTTCTTCATTTTTGGGTTGCCTTTGTCCTTCTCACTTACACGCCAGAGATGCACGAAAACCACACGACTTCTCTGTGA
- the LOC124315366 gene encoding actin-related protein 6-like, translating to MAAKHIFVLDNGGFNIKAGFANNAEPRVMPNAVMKAKSERRRPFIGDQLDECRDVSGLFYILPVQKGYLINWDTQKDVWDYLMGKDCFNVHINSTSLVLTQPYLNFQSIQEGICEYWFEEVECESLLTINPGTLSAYKYGKENPTELCCLVVDCGYSFTHLIPYVQGKKITEFVHRIEIGGKVLTNHLKDIISYRQLNVMDETYVINQLKEDTCMVSTDFNSDMALSQKRGKDNPFVVDYILPDFTTIRRGYVRPKDEAGSGEQVIRMNNERFAVPELLFHPSDIGIQQMGISEAIVHVIEQFPSEVQSHLYKNILLIGGSCSLLNFKERVEKDVRTMAPAECEVRINMASNPVTDAWRGGCSLTKDPQFSSQLVTRREYEEHGFSLCLQRFDV from the exons ATGGCTGCAAAGCACATTTTTGTGTTGGATAATGGAGGATTCAACATCAAAGCCGGTTTTGCAAATAATGCAGAACCCCG TGTTATGCCAAATGCAGTAATGAAAGCAAAAAGTGAAAGAAGGCGACCATTCATTGGTGACCAGCTTGATGAATGTCGGGATGTTTCTGGTCTCTTCTATATACTCCCTGTTCAAAAA GGCTATCTAATTAATTGGGACACTCAGAAAGATGTTTGGGATTACTTGATGGGAAAAGACTGCTTTAATGTTCACATCAATTCAACTTCGCTTGTTTTGACTCAGCCATATCTAAATTTCCAGTCTATTCAGGAAGGAATATGTGAATATTGGTTTGAAGAAGTGGAGTGTGAATCTCTCCTGACAATTAACC CTGGAACTTTGAGTGCCTACAAATATGGAAAAGAGAACCCTACTGAATTGTGCTGCTTGGTGGTAGACTGTGGTTACAGTTTCACACACTTAATCCCTTATGTACAGGGAAAGAAAATCACAGAATTTGTTCATAGGATTGAAATTGGCGGCAAGGTATTAACCAATCATCTGAAAGACATTATTTCCTATAG GCAATTAAATGTCATGGATGAAACGTACGTAATCAACCAGTTGAAAGAAGACACTTGTATGGTATCCACAGATTTTAATAGCGATATGGCGTTGTCTCAAAAGAGAGGAAAAGACAATCCGTTCGTTGTAGATTACATTCTTCCTGATTTTACTACCATTCGTAGAGGCTATGTGCGACCAAAGGACGAAGCAGGGTCCGGCGAACAG GTTATCAGGATGAATAACGAACGTTTCGCTGTCCCAGAGCTGTTGTTTCATCCCTCTGACATTGGAATCCAGCAAATGGGAATATCCGAAGCCATTGTTCACGTGATTGAACAATTTCCTTCCGAAGTTCAAAGCCATttgtacaaaaatattttgctgATCGGCGGATCTTGTTCTTTGCTCAACTTCAAAGAAAGGGTTGAAAAAGATGTAAGGACGATGGCTCCGGCTGAGTGCGAAGTCCGCATCAACATGGCATCCAA TCCAGTCACAGATGCCTGGCGAGGAGGATGTAGCTTAACTAAAGATCCTCAATTTTCTTCTCAGTTGGTAACACGTCGGGAATATGAAGAACATGGATTTTCTTTATGTCTTCAACGTTTTGATGTATGA
- the LOC124315378 gene encoding tyrosine-protein kinase transmembrane receptor Ror-like, whose protein sequence is MTNRNRTVLRFGRNVSPKEFLTINTDYLRIVDQVEQNVSSRSFLLLREWIELETELGEGCFGKVFRGRLRRPDSSIQSTDPSYINLESSQAVAIKVLKSPSPGIASTTAQSDFLREAEMMASFSHENILALHGVVINEFSIGPWVVFEYMELGDLAQLLRSSNGYPSPKDKDTLIGRHKLNQEDLRSIAEQIANGMKYLSSRHFVHRDLACRNCLVGERPSVNPAFSSNRSNLIIKISDFGMSRDVHTTDYYKMGSSQFLPVRWMPPESILYGKFTRESDVWAFGVVLWEIFSMGALPYYGHSNEEVITMIVDSVLLEPPKSTPCLIRQLMYEGCWKKVPSDRPSFSEIHAKLAGFSSTAPLSEQAECEIYSNCYAYLQPLPDLEP, encoded by the exons ATGACCAACAGGAATCGAACTGTATTGCGCTTCGGTAGGAATGTTTCCCCAAAAGAATTCTTAACCATCAACACCGACTACTTGAGAATAGTCGACCAAGTGGAACAGAATGTCAGCTCCCGTTCCTTTCTCCTTTTGCGTGAGTGGATCGAACTTGAAACTGAACTCGGTGAAGGTTGTTTTGGTAAGGTTTTTCGCGGTCGACTACGCCGCCCTGATTCATCAATCCAGTCAACGGATCCCTCCTATATTAATCTGGAGAGCAGTCAAGCTGTGGCAATCAAAGTTCTCAAATCTCCGTCACCTGGAATCGCTTCAACCACTGCGCAAAGCGATTTTCTCCGAGAAGCAGAGATGATGGCTTCGTTCTCTCACGAGAATATCTTGGCTTTACATGGTGTTGTTATCAATG AGTTTAGTATCGGACCATGGGTTGTATTTGAATACATGGAGTTGGGCGACCTAGCTCAGCTATTACGTTCCTCCAACGGCTATCCTAGTCCTAAAGATAAAGATACCCTCATAGGCAGACATAAATTGAATCAG GAGGATTTGCGCTCCATAGCAGAACAAATTGCAAATGGTATGAAATATCTTTCGTCAAGGCATTTCGTACATCGGGATCTAGCGTGTCGAAACTGTTTGGTGGGTGAACGGCCATCTGTCAACCCAGCTTTTAGCAGTAATCGTTCAAATCTTATCATCAAGATATCGGACTTTG GAATGAGCAGAGATGTTCATACCACTGATTACTACAAG ATGGGATCTTCTCAATTTTTGCCGGTTAGATGGATGCCCCCCGAATCAATTCTTTATGGTAAGTTTACTCGGGAATCGGATGTCTGGGCTTTTGGAGTTGTCCTctgggaaattttctcgaTGGGCGCCCTCCCATATTACGGTCACTCTAATGAAGAG GTGATAACAATGATCGTCGACAGCGTTCTTCTGGAGCCACCAAAGTCTACTCCTTGTTTGATTCGGCAACTAATGTATGAAGGTTGTTGGAAGAAGGTGCCATCCGATCGTCCTTCTTTTTCAGAGATTCATGCCAAACTCGCTGGTTTTTCGAGTACAGCACCGTTGTCGGAACAAGCAGAATGTGAAATTTATTCTAACTGTTATGCCTATCTCCAACCTTTACCGGATTTGGAACCATAA